From the genome of Xiphophorus couchianus chromosome 6, X_couchianus-1.0, whole genome shotgun sequence, one region includes:
- the and2 gene encoding actinodin2 isoform X2, giving the protein MARPSLILTVLLLAIVLLPEFLGAVPVGQDKQEEAAVSDNVKAEAMTNLKKLVRNRRNVPVVAVPQFKRTPDFWGWYKYFMDSHNQEGVEDLDRLYLAYLQNKHRSEEGPTFNHYLKHLSEIYRTCADSDDPECIAEFTSKPKAAVVMPAPFKAAPIRTCDPYLDPYCLYPLSSKTPELAPAKVPAPILAPVLSMKSPNGYYHYGPVLEPFLSHEQQSELLRICQPEDVECLQYHLRAAFGYRPVLGPAPSYSALNCDPMDPYCKPPLVQKAPSGFYHLMYSSCDPSVDPLCVSKAAPAPLAAGEAPTEQHCNPLFDVGCNPLSATRPASLTKPVLEYAPKHALPVAPLTCDPRTNPYCILAAAAALRRPPLQLPEHQVRYQLGVRGKTKEDYDCYVHYDKDCSPVKSGSEAPDEPVCHPYDPNCAKFAPPGGIEAPKPGKDGIILPDPDCDPEYDYNCRLRRAEPAASADEPIADEENGAKEAVVHQYAIPRFEDFLRGVQSKHK; this is encoded by the exons atggcaCGACCATCACTCATCCTCACAGTACTCCTGTTAGCAATTGTCTTATTACCAG agtTTCTGGGGGCCGTTCCAGTGGGGCAGGACAAGCAGGAGGAAG ctgcagtatCTGATAATGTGAAAGCAGAGGCCATGACCAACTTGAAAAAGCTGGTTCGCAACAGAAGGAATGTCCCCGTCGTGGCTGTGCCCCAGTTCAAACGTACGCCTGACTTCTGGGGATGGTACAAATACTTTATGGACAGCCACAACCAGGAGGGG GTGGAGGATCTGGATCGTCTGTATCTGGcctatttgcaaaacaaacatagGTCCGAGGAGGGGCCCACCTTCAACCACTACCTCAAACACCTCAGTGAAATATACAGAACCTGTGCTGATTCCGAtgacccagaatgcattgctgaGTTTACCAGCAAGCCCAAAGCTGCAGTGGTCATGCCTGCCCCTTTCAAGGCTGCTCCCATCAGGACGTGCGACCCCTACCTTGACCCCTACTGCCTCTACCCCCTTTCATCCAAAACTCCCGAACTGGCTCCAGCTAAGGTACCAGCTCCCATCCTCGCCCCTGTGCTGTCCATGAAGAGCCCCAATGGTTACTACCATTATGGTCCAGTCTTGGAGCCTTTCTTGAGCCATGAGCAGCAGTCTGAGCTGCTCAGGATTTGCCAACCTGAAGATGTAGAATGCCTGCAGTATCACCTGAGAGCAGCGTTTGGGTACCGCCCTGTGCTGGGTCCGGCTCCATCCTATTCTGCCCTCAATTGCGACCCCATGGACCCTTACTGCAAGCCCCCTTTAGTGCAAAAGGCCCCCAGTGGCTTCTATCACCTGATGTACTCTAGCTGTGACCCATCAGTGGATCCTCTTTGTGTCAGTAAAGCTGCTCCTGCTCCCCTAGCAGCTGGGGAGGCACCCACAGAGCAGCACTGCAACCCTCTCTTTGATGTGGGCTGCAACCCTCTGAGCGCCACAAGGCCTGCAAGCCTCACCAAACCCGTCCTGGAGTACGCCCCCAAACATGCACTTCCTGTGGCTCCTCTGACTTGTGACCCACGAACCAACCCGTACTGCATACTGGCAGCTGCTGCCGCCCTGCGCAGGCCCCCTCTGCAGCTCCCCGAGCACCAG GTCCGCTACCAGCTTGGAGTCCGTGGCAAGACCAAGGAAGACTACGACTGCTATGTGCACTATGACAAGGACTGCAGCCCAGTCAAGTCTGGCTCTGAGGCTCCTGATGAACCCGTCTGCCACCCTTACGATCCTAATTGTGCAAAGTTTGCTCCACCTGGCGGCATCGAGGCCCCAAAGCCTGGAAAGGACGGCATTATTCTTCCGGATCCTGACTGCGACCCCGAGTATGACTACAACTGCAGATTGCGCCGTGCCGAACCCGCCGCCTCTGCCGATGAGCCAATAGCTGATGAAGAAAATGGTGCAAAGGAAGCTGTTGTCCACCAATATGCTATCCCACGCTTTGAGGACTTCCTTCGGGGTGTCCAGAGCAAGCACAAGTAA
- the and2 gene encoding actinodin2 isoform X1, translating to MARPSLILTVLLLAIVLLPEFLGAVPVGQDKQEEAAAVSDNVKAEAMTNLKKLVRNRRNVPVVAVPQFKRTPDFWGWYKYFMDSHNQEGVEDLDRLYLAYLQNKHRSEEGPTFNHYLKHLSEIYRTCADSDDPECIAEFTSKPKAAVVMPAPFKAAPIRTCDPYLDPYCLYPLSSKTPELAPAKVPAPILAPVLSMKSPNGYYHYGPVLEPFLSHEQQSELLRICQPEDVECLQYHLRAAFGYRPVLGPAPSYSALNCDPMDPYCKPPLVQKAPSGFYHLMYSSCDPSVDPLCVSKAAPAPLAAGEAPTEQHCNPLFDVGCNPLSATRPASLTKPVLEYAPKHALPVAPLTCDPRTNPYCILAAAAALRRPPLQLPEHQVRYQLGVRGKTKEDYDCYVHYDKDCSPVKSGSEAPDEPVCHPYDPNCAKFAPPGGIEAPKPGKDGIILPDPDCDPEYDYNCRLRRAEPAASADEPIADEENGAKEAVVHQYAIPRFEDFLRGVQSKHK from the exons atggcaCGACCATCACTCATCCTCACAGTACTCCTGTTAGCAATTGTCTTATTACCAG agtTTCTGGGGGCCGTTCCAGTGGGGCAGGACAAGCAGGAGGAAG cagctgcagtatCTGATAATGTGAAAGCAGAGGCCATGACCAACTTGAAAAAGCTGGTTCGCAACAGAAGGAATGTCCCCGTCGTGGCTGTGCCCCAGTTCAAACGTACGCCTGACTTCTGGGGATGGTACAAATACTTTATGGACAGCCACAACCAGGAGGGG GTGGAGGATCTGGATCGTCTGTATCTGGcctatttgcaaaacaaacatagGTCCGAGGAGGGGCCCACCTTCAACCACTACCTCAAACACCTCAGTGAAATATACAGAACCTGTGCTGATTCCGAtgacccagaatgcattgctgaGTTTACCAGCAAGCCCAAAGCTGCAGTGGTCATGCCTGCCCCTTTCAAGGCTGCTCCCATCAGGACGTGCGACCCCTACCTTGACCCCTACTGCCTCTACCCCCTTTCATCCAAAACTCCCGAACTGGCTCCAGCTAAGGTACCAGCTCCCATCCTCGCCCCTGTGCTGTCCATGAAGAGCCCCAATGGTTACTACCATTATGGTCCAGTCTTGGAGCCTTTCTTGAGCCATGAGCAGCAGTCTGAGCTGCTCAGGATTTGCCAACCTGAAGATGTAGAATGCCTGCAGTATCACCTGAGAGCAGCGTTTGGGTACCGCCCTGTGCTGGGTCCGGCTCCATCCTATTCTGCCCTCAATTGCGACCCCATGGACCCTTACTGCAAGCCCCCTTTAGTGCAAAAGGCCCCCAGTGGCTTCTATCACCTGATGTACTCTAGCTGTGACCCATCAGTGGATCCTCTTTGTGTCAGTAAAGCTGCTCCTGCTCCCCTAGCAGCTGGGGAGGCACCCACAGAGCAGCACTGCAACCCTCTCTTTGATGTGGGCTGCAACCCTCTGAGCGCCACAAGGCCTGCAAGCCTCACCAAACCCGTCCTGGAGTACGCCCCCAAACATGCACTTCCTGTGGCTCCTCTGACTTGTGACCCACGAACCAACCCGTACTGCATACTGGCAGCTGCTGCCGCCCTGCGCAGGCCCCCTCTGCAGCTCCCCGAGCACCAG GTCCGCTACCAGCTTGGAGTCCGTGGCAAGACCAAGGAAGACTACGACTGCTATGTGCACTATGACAAGGACTGCAGCCCAGTCAAGTCTGGCTCTGAGGCTCCTGATGAACCCGTCTGCCACCCTTACGATCCTAATTGTGCAAAGTTTGCTCCACCTGGCGGCATCGAGGCCCCAAAGCCTGGAAAGGACGGCATTATTCTTCCGGATCCTGACTGCGACCCCGAGTATGACTACAACTGCAGATTGCGCCGTGCCGAACCCGCCGCCTCTGCCGATGAGCCAATAGCTGATGAAGAAAATGGTGCAAAGGAAGCTGTTGTCCACCAATATGCTATCCCACGCTTTGAGGACTTCCTTCGGGGTGTCCAGAGCAAGCACAAGTAA